The DNA segment TACCAGCACCAGCAATGCCACTATCACTGATACCAGCAATAACTACTTTACCATTGCCGGAGCCCCACCCCCAACCATAACAGTCACTTCACCCAACGGCAGTGAGACCTGGCAGGCTGGCACCTACCAGACCATCACCTGGACCTACACCGGAAATCCCGGGGCCTACGTGAAGATTGACCTGCTTAAAGCTGGAGTGGTCAACAGCGTGATCATCTCAAGCAGATTGATAGGCAGTGGTGGCAGTGGTTCTTATAGCTGGCTGATACCTTCTACCCAGATCAGCGGCAGTGATTACCAGGTACGCATTACCAGCACCAGCAATACTGCTATCACTGATACCAGCAATAACTACTTTACCATTGCCGGAGCCCCACCCCCAACCATAACGGTCACTTCACCCAATGGCGGTGAGACCTGGAAGGCGAGCACCTACCAGACCATTACCTGGACCTACACCGGAAATCCTGGGGCCTACGTGAAGATTGACCTGCTTAAAGCTGGAGTGGTCAACAGCGTGATCATCTCAAGCAGATTGATAGGCAGTGGTGGCAGTGGTTCTCATAGCTGGCTGATACCTTCTACCCAGACCAGTGGCAGTGATTACCAGGTACGCATTACCAGCACCAGCAATGCCACTATCACTGATACCAGCGATAACTACTTTACCATTGCTGGAGCCCCGCCCCCAACCATAACGGTCACTTCACCCAATGGCGGTGAGACCTGGCAGGCTAGCACCTACCAGACCATCACCTGGACCTACACCGGAAATCCCGGGGCCTACGTGAAGATTGACCTGCTTAAAGCTGGAGTGGTCAATAGCGTGATCATCTCCAGCAGATTGATAGGCAGTGGTGGCAGTGGTTCTCATAGCTGGCTGATACCTTCTACCCAGATCAGCGGCAGTGATTACCAGGTACGCATTACCAGCACCAGCAATGCCACTATCACTGATACCAGCAATAACTACTTTACCATTGCCGGAGCCCCACCCCCAACCATAACGGTCACTTCACCCAATGGCGGTGAGACCTGGCAGGCTAGCACCTACCAGACCATAACATGGAGTTACACCGGAAATCCCGGGGCTTACGTGAAGATTGAACTGCTTAAGGGTGGGGTGGTCAACAGAGTGATTATATCTATCACATCCATAGGAAGTGGCGGCAGTGGTTCTTATCGCTGGGCGATACTCCCCAGCCAGACCCTGGGCAGTGATTACAGGGTGCGCGTTACCAGTATTAGCAATGCCGCTATCACTGACACCAGTGACGGGACTTTCACTATTAGCTGGTGATTGTCGCCACTCCGTCACCCTACCCCCACTCCCTTGGGGTTAGGGGGTAGGATGCATCCGGCAACATCTGCCTTGCCCTTTTGTTGATCGCCTAACCTCGCATCGGCTGGAGCCCTTAGCCCTTCAAGTGCGGGCAAGGCACTACTGCCAATGCCGTTGCTCCACCAGCGGCGCCATCGATCACACGCGAGTAGAGTCTCCCAGAAGTATCTATGTTTGTCACGGGATTGATTACTAACGGTCTTATAATAGTCTGTATAGTCCGTATGCCAGAGACTGCTTGTAGTGTTATGCAGCGAGACCTTCTTATTATGAGACGGCCAGTACTAATGCCATCCTGATCCTTTTCACACCAGCACTACCGAGCGTGAGAGCAGTGGATTTTCAAACTAAAGACCTCCCTTTTTTGTCGTTATTACGGTGATGCTGTGGGAGATTCACGATCTGGGTTGGACTTGATGTGGTATAATCTGGTTGAACATTCTGAAGTGTTCAATCCAAAGGAGGTGGCTGAAATGAACTACAAGTGCAAGATCTCTGTTGTTTTTCTTTTGATCCTGGTTCTGTTGATACCACTTTCCTTGAGTTGTGGTGAGAGAGATGAGCCAGGGGTGGTGACTATCACAATAGGAGAGATCACGGATCTCACCGGGCCGGGCTCGCCAGCGGTAATCACGCTTCATTACTGCCTTCAGGATATGATCAGCTATTACAACGACGAAGGGCTGATACCGGGAGTGAGGCTGAAAATGGTGGCCTGGGACAATAGATATGATCCTTCCAGAGAAGTACTTGGCTATGACTGGGCAAAGGGAAAGGGCGCGAAGGTAATCGTTGTGATAATTCCCCAAAGCGGGGTGATGTTGAAGCCTTATGCAGACAGAGACCGAATGCCGATCGTGGCCCTGAGCACGCACAGGGATACCCTCCACCCACCGGGGTGGGTGTTTAACATGTCCAACTCTGCAGATATGCATCTCAAGACCCTCCTGAAGTGGATTTCAGAAGAACACTGGAACTATGCCCAAGAGGGAAGAGTCTTCAAGTTCGGGCTCGCCGGTTGGAGCGAGCCCCAGATCCTGGCCATCAAAAAAGCTATCGAAGAGTATGTACAGGACAATCCGGGCCAGGTGGATTTTGTAGGCAGTTACATCGTGCCCTTCGGTACAATGATGTGGGGTCATGAAGTAGATGCGCTGAAAGGCTGCGACTACATCTGCGTTATGGGTTATCCCATGGGCTCTTTCATGAAGAGATTTCAGGAAAAAGGGTACAACGCCACGTTCATAGACCCGAGTGCCGGTGCGGCTTCTTACCGGGGCTTCCTGGTAGACATGCTGGGCTATGGAGCGCTCGATGGCACCTTGACCTCCAACTCGGCTCCCTTCTGGAGTGATAAGACGCCTATCACCGATCTGGCCAGGGAGTTACTTCAGCGATACCGCCCCCAGCAAGCTGAGGACGTAATTTATGCCGGTCTAGCTTACGTGGGCGGGGTCCATAATCTGCTTAACACCTTCCAGATTTTGGCCAATGCCATAGAAGCGGTGGGGCCAGAGAACTTCAGCGGTCAAGCCTTCTATGATGCAGCCATAACCTATAAGACGTCGGGAACACTGTGGGAGGAGTACCCACAGTGGGAATTCACCGAAACCAAACGGTACCTGGTAAATGACGTCATCATATCTGAATTCAGCGCCGAGGCCAAGGACCTGGTGAACCTTAGTGGCTGGTTACCCCTAATAACAGACTAGCAAGGGGACAAGACAACAAGAAGAGGCTCTGAGTGAACCGGAAAGATTGATGATATTTCCTTTACTAGTCGTCTCGTAATAAGATGGTCTCGCTGCATAACAGTACAAGCAGTTTCTGGCATACGGACCATACAGACTATTATAGGACCGTTAGTAAGTCTGACTCCTCGGACTGCGACTTCAAATGGGAATAATCTGTTTACATTGTGTCCACTATACCGTAATGACTGGCTCGTAGTTGAGCAATGAGAGGTGCCCAACTAGACTGCAAAACCCTGCGCGCGCAGGGATGCTGGACAAGGTGTCTCAACTAGGTTCAGGCTACGACAGTGTCAAGTCTGTGAGGCACATTCAGAGTGTCGGCCCGACTGAACACTTGCAGTGGCTTCGGGCGAAATGACGGACAGGGAAAATCATAGAAAGGTGGCTGAAATGATTACCAGGCTTTGTGAGGTATGCATAACTGTGAAGGACTTTGATGCGGCAGTCAAGAAGTATTCCGATGTCTTAGATGTCAAACCTATCTTTATGAAGGCTGAAGATGTTCCCGTTCCTGGGGTTAAGGTGGCTATCTTTCCTATACGGGATATCGCGCTCAGCCTCATAGGGTCAGACCAAGAAGACAGCCCTGTTGCTGAGTTCCTCAAGACCAAAGGCGAAGGGATATCTCTCATCAACTTCGAAGTTGCCGACGTAAGACAGACGATGGCAGCACTGCTGAAAAAGGGAGTAACGTTTATCAGTGATGAGCCGATACCGTACATCGCTGGGATGCAGAACTACTCACTTCCAGAATCGATGCACGGCGCGCAGATCTGCTGGTCTCAGCATAGACCAGATTGGGATGTTACGGAATCACCGCGCAAGCTATGGGGAAGGCCCTGACTGATAATGCGCGGAGCGTAATGGGAAAGCTAGGCTTGGGAACTTCTGCCGTGGTCAAGTCATGACACCAACATCCTCTTCCCAGGTCAACAAGCACCTTGAGAGTTGAGTTGGAAAATCTCAGACAACGGGAGTGAAGTCGAATGAGCACCGCAGAGTGCAATAATTTCACAGAAAGGAGACGTCATGGGCAGATGGAGCAGGCAGGAACTGGAAGAAGCCTACGAGGAGTACCAGAGGGTGTCCTTGGAGGCTTTCCGTTCGGGGAATTTCGACCTCTGGGCAGACCTTTTTACAGAGGATTGCACCTACGTCGAGCATTTCTACGGCACCTTTGGCGGCCGTGAGGCTGTCAGAAAGTGGATTCTCTCGGCAATGGGCACGTACCCGACGACTGAGATGAAGTACTACCCTGTGGAATGGTACATAATTGATGAGGACAGGGGTTGGGTGGTCGCCTATGTCTGGAATCGGATGACAGATCCGGGAGACGGTAGTATTCACCAGGAGGCAAACATTCACCTCCTGAAGTACGCGGGGCATGGGAAGTGGAAGTACGAAGAGGATATCTACAACCCGCTCAGGTTTGCGGACATGATCGAGGCCTGGGAACAGGCGAAGGAAAGGACAGGCCTCGGAAGAGGTCCGGCCCCGACGAGTTTGCCCAGAACTCAGAGGCAGGCGCAGATAGAGGGTGGGCGTTATCCTTAGGCATTCTTAAGCATTTTCTGATGTCCTGACTGGTGGAGCTCTGCAGGGCTACTGTCCCCGTCTCGAGCGGGGAGCAGTAGCCCCCAGGTGCCTCGTTGATGGAATCTCGAACAATGATAACCCAGAAAGGAGATCCGGGGTGAAAGAACTGAAAGACTATAGTGGGGAATTCAGGCCCAATATTAGATACGAGGACTTGTCTAAAGAAGTCCTGGCCAAACTGCTAAAGGTGTACTGTCAACAAATCTTGCTCCTGGATTGGTATTGGTATACGAAGATCAGCGAGAAATTAGGCGAGGATGAAGCTTTCAAGGTCTCGGCCGATAACTGGTGTCAAATAGGCGATCCTGAGATGAGGTGGACCATGGAAGCACTGAACATTAAAGGAAACGACGTTGCTGCATATGCGAAGACTATCCAGTTCGTACCATCGTTCGCTCAGGACGTATACAAGTACGAATGGGATCTCAAAACCGGCGATCATGGTGTGCTTACCGTCTACGAATGCCCGGCGCTGACCCGTTTGGAGCAGGAAAACCCCGAGAAGATACCTGATGTGTGTCAATGGCTAGAGCTTGAGGCCATGAAGAAATATGCCGCGGTTGTTAATCCGTCAATCCAGATACGGCCATTGAAGACACCTCCCAGGCAAAGTCCGGACGAGATTGCCTGCCAGTGGGAGTTTAGTATAAAGAGGAAATGAGAAGCGGGGAGCCTCAAGGCTGAGCGTGAAGGTGTCGCACGCAGGGGCTACGGGGAACAAGGTCACGGTGTGCCGGCTCTCGGAGCAGAAAGGGAGTACAAGAGGTGAAGAACACTTGGAAAACCGCGATAGCCTCACTCTTGGCGTTGGCTCTGGTCACTACCCTTGGCTGGGGTTGTGGTGGTGACAACGGGGGAAGCAAGAAGATCACCATCACTATCGGAGAAATCACCGACTTTACAGGCCCAGCGTCACCCGCGGTGACAACTATCCATTATGCGCTGGAGGATGTAATCAGGTACTACAACGAAAAAGAACTCATCCCTGGCGTGAAACTCAAACTGGTCAGTTGGGATACTCACTATGACCCTTCCCGGGAGGTGCCTGGCTATGACTGGGTCAGAAGCCGTGGGGCAAAGCTAGTTGTCACTGTTTACGGCAACAGTGGAGAGATACTGAAGCCCTTTGCAGAGAGGGACAAGATCGTGGTGACCAACATGAGTGCGACCACGGCTCAGATAGAGCCTCCGGGATGGGTATTTTGTTTCAATTGTCCTGCTTCTTGGGGCTTCAAGGTCACCCTGAAGTGGGTCAGTGAAAACCACTGGGATTATGCCGGAAGAATTCCTAAGCTTGGCCTCGCCGGCTGGAGTGATGCCTACACTAGAGATGTCGAGAAAGCGGTGAAGGAATATTGCCAGGCTCATTCTGATAAGTTTGAGTGGGTCGGCTCTTTTCTGTCTCCCATGGGCGAGACGGCCATGAGGGGTGTGGCAGATAAGCTAAAAGACTGCGATTATGTGGCTTGCTTCGGCACGCCACTCGCTTATTTCCTCAAGGCATACCGAGACAAGGGGTACACCGCAACGGTCGTTGATTCGTGTAGTGCACCTGCCTATCTAGGTTTTCTGTTGGACATGATAGGCTGGCAAGGCCTTGATGGGACGCTGTCTACAAACCCCGCTCCTCTATGGAAAGAACCGTTTCCGCTGGTGGAGTTGGCTGAGGAACTCCTTCAAAAATACCGCTCTGGCCAGGCGGATGACATAATTGCCGAGGGTTCGGGTTATGTCGGTGTGGTTGTCCAGATAGTTGCCATGTTCGATATTTTGACGAACGCAGTGGCAGAGGTGGGGGCCGAGAACTTCGATGGTCAGGCATATTACGATGCGGCCGTGAATTACGAGACATCAGGGTCATCGTGGGAAGGCTACCCCCAGTGGAGCTTCAGTGAAACCAAGCGGTGGTTGGTGGATGACTTCGTGCTATACAAGTTTGACGCCCGGACAGAGAGTCTGGTAAGGCTCGGTGACTGGCTGCACAACGTGGAATGAACGGGAACAGTCTTAGACATGTTCACGTTCCATAGGGTCTAAATTCGACGATAGCACGTGTTGCGCCCTGGCCTAGTGATGAGAAGCCAGGCAGAACTCCATCAAAATGGGAGGTAGCAAATGGTGCAAATGGGCTATGGCGAGATGATGTGATGCTACGACAACATGGTGAAGGACTTTATCGAGAGATGAACCATCTATGGAGAATGTCTGAAATCGTGCCCTCTCTCCCCCGCGGTCTTGACAGATGAGAAACAGGATGGTACTATACAAAACCAGGATAGGAAAGCCAATCAAGGTAGCGGAACGGAACAAAAGGAGGTAAGGAATGGCAAGTTTTCTGGCACTGGTTGGCAAAGTCGCTTTCCTGGTCGGCATAGTCATGGCTATCTTTGGCGGCGTTTGGGGAGGCAAAGCTGCACCAACTAACGATGGGGTGGTCATTCTTCTGCTGCTCGCTGGCGTCATCATCGGCCTTCTCAACATCACCGCCAAGGAAGCTCCTGTGGTGCTAGCGGCCACTGTGGCCTTGATTGTCCTGGCCATCTGGGGTCATTCAGAGGCCTTCCACCCGGTTTTCAGAGTATCTCAAGGGCTGGCGGAAAACGTGGTCGGCATAGTCGACTGTTTCGGCTTGCTCATGGCCCCGGCATTAATTATCGTTGCCATCAAGGCGGTTATTGCCACAGCCAAACCGGGAGACTAGCCCCGTTTTAGGGAGTGCTTACTGGGACAGGCAGGCTTCTTGTCGCAACAGGGAGTGGCCTGCGCCCCTTTAGTGCGTGGTTGCCTTGGGCCAAAAGAAAAGCTGGGGAGTAGGTATCTTTCCAAAGCTATTCTAGATGCAAAAGAAGGGGGTTATAACCCCCTTCTTTTGCATCAGTGAGCTTCTCTACGTTACAGTTCCGAGGAAGGCATCAGCTTCGCGACCTTGACATCCACGAAGGAGAATGATACTATACAGCAGTGAAATATTCATGTGCAGGAGGTAAAAATATGGCACAAGCAAAACCAGCAACAGGATGGGGTCTTCGCCGAATGCTTAGCATAGCCGGAGCCGTATCTTTTGTCGTTGGCTATATCCTGGCTATCATCGGCGGACATACCTGGCCTGACAACACGGGCATCATTGGCGCCCTGGCCATCATGGGAATCTTCGTCGGTTTCATGAACATTACCGCCCGGGAGGTCATGCCCTACCTGATAGCCGCCATCGCCCTCGTGTTGATAGGTAGTTCCGGGGTTTTTGATCCTCTTAATAAGGTTATGTATGGCCTAGGAGACGATCTAACCGATATCGTAAAATTTCTAGCGATATTCACCGCACCGGCGGCTACAATCCAGGCTGTTCGCGCTGGCATCTCCCTGGCTGCGCCTGGTGACTAGGGGGCAGACAGAGTAGAAGTTACTGACATTAAATACTAGATACCCACGGGCAAAGCCCGTGGGTATCTCTGTCATGAAGCCAAAGGGCCGGGGGCGAGGAAAGGCACCTTACCCCACCTCACCTCTCGGTTCGGAACGAGAGAGGGTTTCCCCTTGTAGCAACACGTAGCTTTCGTGGCTCGATATTTCTTCTGAAGAACTCCGTGTTCTCCGTATGCACCGGGATGACAAACTGCGGATCGACAGTGCGAATGAGTTCCAGGAGATCAGGGCCGGTGATATGGCCCGAAGCATGAAATCCTTTCTCC comes from the Chloroflexota bacterium genome and includes:
- a CDS encoding ABC transporter substrate-binding protein, with protein sequence MKNTWKTAIASLLALALVTTLGWGCGGDNGGSKKITITIGEITDFTGPASPAVTTIHYALEDVIRYYNEKELIPGVKLKLVSWDTHYDPSREVPGYDWVRSRGAKLVVTVYGNSGEILKPFAERDKIVVTNMSATTAQIEPPGWVFCFNCPASWGFKVTLKWVSENHWDYAGRIPKLGLAGWSDAYTRDVEKAVKEYCQAHSDKFEWVGSFLSPMGETAMRGVADKLKDCDYVACFGTPLAYFLKAYRDKGYTATVVDSCSAPAYLGFLLDMIGWQGLDGTLSTNPAPLWKEPFPLVELAEELLQKYRSGQADDIIAEGSGYVGVVVQIVAMFDILTNAVAEVGAENFDGQAYYDAAVNYETSGSSWEGYPQWSFSETKRWLVDDFVLYKFDARTESLVRLGDWLHNVE
- a CDS encoding ABC transporter substrate-binding protein; the encoded protein is MWYNLVEHSEVFNPKEVAEMNYKCKISVVFLLILVLLIPLSLSCGERDEPGVVTITIGEITDLTGPGSPAVITLHYCLQDMISYYNDEGLIPGVRLKMVAWDNRYDPSREVLGYDWAKGKGAKVIVVIIPQSGVMLKPYADRDRMPIVALSTHRDTLHPPGWVFNMSNSADMHLKTLLKWISEEHWNYAQEGRVFKFGLAGWSEPQILAIKKAIEEYVQDNPGQVDFVGSYIVPFGTMMWGHEVDALKGCDYICVMGYPMGSFMKRFQEKGYNATFIDPSAGAASYRGFLVDMLGYGALDGTLTSNSAPFWSDKTPITDLARELLQRYRPQQAEDVIYAGLAYVGGVHNLLNTFQILANAIEAVGPENFSGQAFYDAAITYKTSGTLWEEYPQWEFTETKRYLVNDVIISEFSAEAKDLVNLSGWLPLITD
- a CDS encoding nuclear transport factor 2 family protein; this translates as MGRWSRQELEEAYEEYQRVSLEAFRSGNFDLWADLFTEDCTYVEHFYGTFGGREAVRKWILSAMGTYPTTEMKYYPVEWYIIDEDRGWVVAYVWNRMTDPGDGSIHQEANIHLLKYAGHGKWKYEEDIYNPLRFADMIEAWEQAKERTGLGRGPAPTSLPRTQRQAQIEGGRYP